One Venenivibrio stagnispumantis genomic region harbors:
- a CDS encoding flagellar hook protein: MRIADIMKIDTYVKYDRIRQEELEKYNKQIASGKKVLVPSNDVIASVSALRLKKYNAEIDSFLRNMDFVSNIQSLAESALDNVVKAGQEVRVEIVRLLNTGVLDKEDANIIKEYLTSMRDYIIKEANISIGDTRLFGGVKSQTDPFDSNGVYQGDNIETTAPVAKGTELNTTFDGSKYFGVDTANGNKMAIVEAIDKIIEIIDGASASPPTHSLGELNSYTFSNVTVNGKTYNNIKILDLFDIGLNTVMQYRSVIGSQMKVINDIKTQYQSNKVNNNELISNLEDADMPESITKLYQVQTAYQALIASYNQNKDLSLLKYYK; this comes from the coding sequence ATGAGAATAGCAGATATAATGAAGATTGATACATATGTTAAATATGATAGAATTAGACAGGAAGAGCTTGAAAAGTATAATAAACAGATAGCTTCCGGAAAAAAGGTTCTTGTTCCATCTAATGATGTTATAGCTTCTGTCTCTGCACTTAGATTAAAAAAGTATAATGCAGAGATTGATAGCTTTCTTAGAAATATGGATTTTGTTTCCAATATTCAAAGCCTTGCAGAATCAGCCCTTGATAATGTTGTAAAAGCAGGACAGGAAGTAAGAGTTGAGATAGTTAGATTATTAAATACAGGAGTTTTAGATAAAGAAGATGCAAATATAATAAAAGAATATCTTACTTCAATGAGAGATTATATAATAAAAGAAGCTAATATATCCATCGGAGATACAAGATTATTTGGCGGTGTAAAATCTCAAACAGACCCATTTGACAGTAATGGTGTATATCAAGGAGATAATATAGAAACAACTGCACCGGTTGCCAAAGGTACAGAGTTAAACACAACTTTTGATGGCTCAAAATATTTTGGAGTAGATACTGCAAACGGAAATAAAATGGCTATCGTTGAAGCTATTGATAAAATCATTGAGATTATAGATGGTGCTTCTGCTTCTCCACCAACTCACAGCTTAGGAGAGTTAAATAGTTATACATTTAGTAATGTAACAGTAAATGGAAAAACATATAATAACATAAAAATCCTTGATTTATTTGATATAGGATTAAATACGGTTATGCAATATAGGTCTGTTATAGGCTCCCAAATGAAAGTAATTAATGATATTAAAACCCAATATCAAAGTAATAAAGTAAACAATAATGAGCTAATATCTAATCTTGAAGATGCAGATATGCCTGAGTCTATCACGAAGTTATATCAAGTACAAACAGCTTACCAGGCTTTAATTGCCTCATATAATCAAAATAA
- the alr gene encoding alanine racemase codes for MFLHRSIAEINLENLKKNITNIYNYAKKEIIAVIKADAYGHGAVNIGRFLDKIDFVKYLAVATAEEGKELREANIKKPIIVLGGILKEEIDIFNNFNLVPVISNFYQLEQVKSLKNRNIHLKFDTGMHRLGFYKEDIEKINKLIFDNCINIEGVMSHFPSADIDKEFTENQIKIFQEIINQLKAKNLKYIHIQNSAGIIYNCDFCNLIRIGLAMYGEKPIKDYPVELNQVMQVKAKIISIKDIKKGEGISYCHTFKADKDMKIAVISFGYADGLPRALSNKGEVIINNNKAKIIGNITMDMSIIDITDIDAVIGDEAIIIGSAGNQKITFTDIANLTNTIPYEIMCGISKRVYREIITE; via the coding sequence ATGTTTTTGCATAGGAGTATAGCAGAGATAAATTTAGAAAATTTAAAGAAAAATATAACGAATATTTATAATTATGCAAAGAAAGAAATAATAGCCGTTATAAAAGCAGATGCTTACGGGCACGGAGCCGTAAATATAGGAAGATTTTTAGATAAAATAGATTTTGTAAAATATTTAGCGGTAGCAACAGCAGAAGAAGGAAAAGAATTAAGGGAAGCAAATATAAAAAAACCGATAATTGTGCTTGGAGGAATACTTAAAGAAGAGATTGATATATTTAATAATTTTAATTTAGTTCCTGTAATTTCTAATTTTTATCAGCTTGAGCAGGTAAAATCTCTAAAAAATAGGAATATACATCTAAAATTTGATACAGGGATGCATAGACTTGGCTTTTATAAAGAAGATATTGAGAAAATAAATAAATTAATATTTGATAACTGTATAAATATAGAAGGTGTAATGTCCCATTTTCCATCAGCAGATATAGATAAAGAATTTACAGAAAATCAGATAAAAATTTTCCAGGAAATAATAAATCAGTTAAAAGCAAAAAACTTAAAATATATACATATTCAAAACTCTGCCGGCATAATATATAATTGTGATTTTTGTAATCTTATAAGAATAGGGCTTGCTATGTATGGAGAAAAACCTATAAAAGATTATCCGGTAGAACTAAATCAAGTCATGCAGGTAAAAGCAAAAATAATATCTATAAAAGATATAAAAAAAGGAGAAGGAATATCCTACTGTCATACTTTTAAAGCAGATAAAGATATGAAAATAGCAGTTATATCTTTTGGATATGCAGATGGATTGCCAAGAGCATTATCCAATAAAGGAGAAGTTATTATCAATAACAATAAAGCAAAAATTATAGGAAATATAACTATGGATATGAGTATTATTGATATTACCGATATTGATGCAGTTATAGGCGATGAAGCAATAATAATAGGCTCTGCCGGAAATCAAAAAATAACATTCACAGATATAGCAAATTTGACAAATACAATTCCTTATGAAATAATGTGTGGAATATCAAAAAGGGTCTATAGAGAGATTATTACCGAATAG
- a CDS encoding DUF6952 family protein, translating to MNINEIKELARKFTPEQLENCITMAIEQKEGHIQVCDGQVSGEVLEVINTLAKAQTVRELMEQGMSEIEAIRELARRIRLAQGGKL from the coding sequence ATGAATATCAATGAGATAAAAGAGCTTGCAAGAAAATTTACACCGGAGCAACTTGAAAACTGCATAACAATGGCTATAGAACAAAAGGAAGGGCATATTCAAGTTTGTGATGGTCAAGTATCAGGGGAAGTTTTAGAAGTAATAAACACTCTTGCAAAAGCTCAAACAGTTAGAGAACTTATGGAACAGGGAATGTCTGAAATAGAAGCCATCAGAGAACTTGCAAGAAGAATAAGATTAGCCCAAGGCGGAAAATTATAG
- the smpB gene encoding SsrA-binding protein SmpB produces MAVKVVATNKSAFHNYNILEKYEAGIVLTGSEVKSLREGNCNLKDSFVRIEGGEAYLYNCYIGPYKPAAKLGHDPTRPRKLLLHKREILKLMGKVQEKGLTIIPTQIYFKNGKAKVEIALAKGKVKYEKREAIKEKDLKREMAKDFKGKLKL; encoded by the coding sequence ATGGCGGTAAAAGTAGTAGCAACAAATAAATCGGCTTTTCATAATTATAATATATTGGAGAAATATGAAGCCGGTATAGTGCTTACCGGTTCAGAAGTTAAATCTTTAAGGGAAGGAAATTGCAATCTAAAAGATAGTTTTGTAAGGATAGAAGGCGGAGAAGCTTATTTATATAATTGTTATATAGGGCCTTATAAACCGGCAGCAAAACTTGGACACGACCCAACAAGACCAAGAAAGTTATTACTGCATAAAAGAGAGATATTAAAACTTATGGGAAAAGTTCAGGAAAAAGGCTTAACAATCATACCTACCCAGATATATTTTAAAAATGGTAAAGCAAAAGTAGAAATAGCCCTTGCAAAAGGTAAAGTAAAATACGAAAAAAGAGAAGCAATTAAAGAAAAAGATTTAAAACGTGAAATGGCAAAAGATTTTAAAGGAAAACTAAAACTATAA